Within the Alteromonas sp. M12 genome, the region TTGAAAGTCAATATTTCACTTTTTCAGTTGCCGCTGACGATTTGGATGATGAAGCTTCACCACCGCCTAGCAGTCCGTTTGGAACCGGTTCTTCATGTGATGACGCTCTTTAACCTCTGAAGCATAAAAAAAACCTCGTAATTACGAGGTTTTTTTATGTCTAAATTGTGGTTATTTACTGTCGTTGAAACGGATAAATCGATCCTAAGTTCAAAATTTGGGTCAATTCATCTAAAGCACTGCGGGTTTCATCGAGTAAAGCCGCATCACGCAAATCGTCAACACTTAATTGATCGCGGTAGTGTTTATTAACCCATTTGTTTAGACGTGTAAAAACTGCGTCTGACATCAAAGTGTGTTGATTAACTGCTTCTAGCTCAGAACCCGTCATTGCTACTCTTAGTCTTAAACAAGCTGGACCACCGCCATTTCGCATACTTTGTTTTACGTCAAAATAGTGCACTTTTTTAATCGGCGTATTTAGGGTTATCAACTCCTCTAAATAATTAGCAACCGTGGAATTTTCTTGACACTCAGTAGGGGCGATGATGGCCATTTCACCGTTTGCCAGAGTAATGATTTGGGTGTTAAATAAATAGGTTTTTATGGCATCTTGAACGGGGACCGTTTTGGTATCCACTTGGATGAAATGCAATTTTTGGTCACCAAATTTGCGTTGAATTTCATCTAACACATTTTGCGTGTCAAGAAACGCCTGTTGATGATAAAACAGTACATTTTGATTACCCACTGAAATCACATCATTGTGAAATACACCTTGATCAATCAGGTCAGGGTTTTGTTGTACAAACACGGTAGTGTCATCACTCAAACCATGCAAACGGGCTACCGCTTGACTGGCCTCTAAGGTTTGTCTAGCTGGAAATATCTTAGGTGCGGGCTTGCTGCTGTCAAATGCATACCGACCGTATACGAACATCTCAACACCAGCATGACCATAATCGGTGCAAAGCCGGGTGTGGTTGGCTGCGCCTTCATCGCCAAAGTGTTCATTGTCTGGCAAGTGGGTGTGATGCTGGAAGTATTTGTCATTGGAAAAGGTTGCTTGCAATATTCTGCCAGTGACTTCAGGTTCCAAAGAGCGATGAAACTTGTTGGTCAAATTTGCTGGGGTAAAGTGAATTTTGCCATCACTCGTATCGGCACTAGGAGACACGGTAGCGGCATTGGCGGTCCACATGCTACTAGCGGAGCAACAAGCCCTGAAAACCTCAGGAGCACGTTTTGAGGCTTGCTCAAGCACACTTGAATCGTTGCCTGTAAAGCCTAGACGTCTGAGAGTATCAATATCAGGTCTTGCTTGTGGGGCTAATATTCCTTGCACCATACCCATATCATGCAAGGCTTTCATTTTTTGTAATCCTTGTAATGCTGCTTGTTTAGGACTACTAAACGCTTTTGCATTACTTAGGGATGCAACATTACCAATCGAAAGACCTGCATAATTGTGGGTTGGACCCACTAAACCATCAAAATTGACTTCAACTTGTTTCACTCGCTCACCTCATTGCAATAAAAATGCACTCAAGCTTGCCCACTATTCGTTCGTCTTCGTTAATAAATTTATAAAAAACTAGGCGAAATGGGCTTGCTCTGTTTACTATTGGTGGCGATTATACGTCTTTTAATGTACTTGCCAATGCGCCTGTATAAATTCTGAGCATATTTGGTGCAGCTAAAAGTTCAAAAAGTAGATAAGTATTAAGAAGAACTTGTTTTCTATTCACTTTGCCGATATATGTTAAAAAAGCAAAATGCGACAGGAAGTTTAACGAAACTCCCTAAAAATGGCGTAAAACCCATATAAAACAAAGGTTAATGAATAATTTATGGCAAAATCATTGGTTATTGTCGAGTCGCCAGCTAAGGCGAAAACAATAAATAAATATCTCGGCAAAAATTTTATTGTTAAATCTAGTGTTGGACACGTTAGAGATTTACCAACAAAGGCATTAGGTCAAGCTCCGGCTAAAAAACCAGCTAAAGAGCTAAAAGAGTGGAGCGAGAAAAAACGCGAAACTTACCTTCGCGAATTCGAATACCAAAAGCTGGTTGATCGAATGGGAATTGATCCAAAACACGATTGGAAAGCCCATTACGATATTCTCGCGGGCAAAGAAAAAGTAGTAAATGAATTAAAAAAGCTGGCTAAAGATGCAGACACCATTTATCTCGCAACGGATTTGGATAGAGAAGGGGAAGCCATTGCATGGCACCTGCAGGAGTTGCTAGGTAGTGAAGGAAAAACCTATCAACGAGTGGTTTTTAACGAAATTACTAAAAACGCCATTCAAGAGGCTTTTGCCGATCCTGGCCAACTCAATATTGCACGAGTAAATGCGCAACAAGCACGTCGTTTCCTAGACCGTGTTGTGGGTTTCATGGTGTCACCACTGCTGTGGAAAAAAGTGGCTCGTGGACTTTCTGCTGGCCGCGTTCAGTCTGTTGCTGTGCGATTAGTGGTTGAACGTGAGCGCGAGATTAAAGCCTTTGTTCCAGAAGAGTTTTGGGATATTCATGCTGACTTAAATGCCAAGCAAACCGATTTGCGTATGTTAGTGTCTAAACACTTAGGTAATGCTTTTAAACCGATCAATAAATCGCAAGCTGACACCGCTTTAGAGGCATTAAAAAATGCTTCCTATGAAGTCATTAGCCGCGAATCAAAGCCAACTCAAAGTAAACCGTCTGCTCCCTTTATTACCTCTACTTTGCAACAAGCAGCAAGTACTCGTTTAGGCTTTGGTGTTAAGAAAACCATGATGATGGCACAGCGTCTGTATGAAGCTGGGCATATTACCTATATGCGTACGGATTCGACCAATTTAAGTAAAGACGCAGTGGATGCTTGTCGCGGTTATATTGAAGAATCATTTGGTGCTAACTATCTACCCAATAACCCTATTTCATATGGCAGTAAAGAAGGGGCGCAAGAGGCTCACGAAGCGATACGTCCTTCCAATGTGATTGTGAAATCTGAGTCATTAACTGAAGTAGAGCGTGATGCTCAACGATTGTACGAATTAATTTGGCGTCAATTTGTGGCATGTCAAATGGTGCCGGCGAAATACGATGCTAGTACTATCAAGGTGAAGGCCGGTGAGTACGAATTAGTTGCCAAAGGTCGGGTATTGAAATTTGATGGTTGGACGCGGGTTCAAACTCAAGTTAAAGGTAAAGGCGATAACGATCTTAATTTACCCGATGTAAAAGAAGGTCAGAAACTTGATCTTAAAGCATTGGATCCTAAACAACATTTTACCAAACCAATTGCACGGTTTAATGAAGCGTCATTGGTTAAAGAAT harbors:
- the topA gene encoding type I DNA topoisomerase, coding for MAKSLVIVESPAKAKTINKYLGKNFIVKSSVGHVRDLPTKALGQAPAKKPAKELKEWSEKKRETYLREFEYQKLVDRMGIDPKHDWKAHYDILAGKEKVVNELKKLAKDADTIYLATDLDREGEAIAWHLQELLGSEGKTYQRVVFNEITKNAIQEAFADPGQLNIARVNAQQARRFLDRVVGFMVSPLLWKKVARGLSAGRVQSVAVRLVVEREREIKAFVPEEFWDIHADLNAKQTDLRMLVSKHLGNAFKPINKSQADTALEALKNASYEVISRESKPTQSKPSAPFITSTLQQAASTRLGFGVKKTMMMAQRLYEAGHITYMRTDSTNLSKDAVDACRGYIEESFGANYLPNNPISYGSKEGAQEAHEAIRPSNVIVKSESLTEVERDAQRLYELIWRQFVACQMVPAKYDASTIKVKAGEYELVAKGRVLKFDGWTRVQTQVKGKGDNDLNLPDVKEGQKLDLKALDPKQHFTKPIARFNEASLVKELEKRGIGRPSTYASIISTIQDRGYVKLDNKRFYAEKMGEIVNDRLVDNFSDLISFDFTANMEQQLDDVANGIRDWKDVLNEFYEDFYQRLLKAELPPEEGGMRLNQAIETDVECHLCGRPMNVRTASTGVFLGCSGYNLPPKERCTGTKNLTPGDEVIKVDDEDELETEVLRSKRRCDICGTAMDSYLVDETRKLHVCGNAPTCPGTYVEKGTFKIKGYDGPIIECDKCGSNMELKNGRFGKYFGCTNEECKNTRKLLRNGEAAPPKEDPVDLPELECEKSDAHFVLRDGAAGIFMAAHNFPKSRETRAPMVHELARFRDRISPKFYYLADAPAKDPDGNPTMVRFSRKTKQQYVTSENAEGKATGWSAWYQDGKWVVEDKRKKGK
- the astB gene encoding N-succinylarginine dihydrolase, which codes for MKQVEVNFDGLVGPTHNYAGLSIGNVASLSNAKAFSSPKQAALQGLQKMKALHDMGMVQGILAPQARPDIDTLRRLGFTGNDSSVLEQASKRAPEVFRACCSASSMWTANAATVSPSADTSDGKIHFTPANLTNKFHRSLEPEVTGRILQATFSNDKYFQHHTHLPDNEHFGDEGAANHTRLCTDYGHAGVEMFVYGRYAFDSSKPAPKIFPARQTLEASQAVARLHGLSDDTTVFVQQNPDLIDQGVFHNDVISVGNQNVLFYHQQAFLDTQNVLDEIQRKFGDQKLHFIQVDTKTVPVQDAIKTYLFNTQIITLANGEMAIIAPTECQENSTVANYLEELITLNTPIKKVHYFDVKQSMRNGGGPACLRLRVAMTGSELEAVNQHTLMSDAVFTRLNKWVNKHYRDQLSVDDLRDAALLDETRSALDELTQILNLGSIYPFQRQ